A section of the Lepus europaeus isolate LE1 chromosome 10, mLepTim1.pri, whole genome shotgun sequence genome encodes:
- the STMN3 gene encoding stathmin-3, protein MASTMSAYREKMKELSVLSLICSCFSPRPHPNTIYQYGDMEVKQLDKRASGQSFEVILKSPSDLSPESPVLSSPPKRKDTSLEELQKRLEAAEERRKTQEAQVLKQLAERREHQREVLHKAQEESSNFSRLAGEKLNHKMELSKEIREAHLAALRERLREKELHAAEVRRNKEQREEMSG, encoded by the exons ATGGCCAGCACCATGTCCG CCTACAGGGAGAAGATGAAGGAGCTGTCCGTGCTGTCCCTCATCTGCTCCTGCTTCTCCCCGCGGCCGCACCCCAACACCATCTACCAGTATGGGG acatggaagtgaagcagctggacaaGCGGGCCTCTGGCCAGAGCTTCGAGGTCATCCTCAAGTCCCCTTCCGACCTGTCCCCTGAGAGCCCTGTGCTCTCCTCCCCCCCCAAGAGGAAGGACACCTCGCTGGAGGAGCTGCAGAAGCGGCTGGAGGCAGCTGAGGAGAGGCGGAAG ACGCAGGAGGCGCAGGTGCTGAAGCAGCTGGCGGAGCGGCGCGAGCACCAGCGCGAGGTGCTGCACAAGGCGCAGGAGGAGAGCAGCAACTTCAGCCGCCTGGCGGGCGAGAAGCTCAACCACAAGATGGAGCTCAGCAAGGAGATCCGCGAGGCGCACCTGGCGGCGCTGCGAGAGCGCCTGCGCGAGAAA GAGCTGCACGCGGCCGAAGTGCGCAGGAACAAGGAGCAGCGTGAGGAGATGTCTGGCTAA